In Lates calcarifer isolate ASB-BC8 linkage group LG23, TLL_Latcal_v3, whole genome shotgun sequence, a single genomic region encodes these proteins:
- the grnb gene encoding granulin b: MALQMGILCLVLLGLSSALVCPDGGMCEDRNTCCKNNVGGYGCCPLPHAECCSDHLHCCYEGTLCDLVHQKCVNKTVSLPLMRRLPTKQALLVPQLSEGVKAIICPDQESECPDDTTCCQLPDGSWGCCPLAKAVCCEDKRHCCPEGTKCDLVHSKCVSASLQSFPMLEKLPARRRENNPALTVGSVTCPGGKSSCPDSYTCCLLTSGDYGCCPYPQAMCCSDHLHCCPSNTICDLEHGVCKSGATQLPLLKKIPAVPNDIECPDKKSVCPDQTTCCQMTNGSYGCCPMPNAVCCSDHIHCCPEGTECDLSHSTCVSAQGDTNMASKIPAAVTELVAAQSKVGAVPCNESVACADGNTCCKSSEGEWACCPLPKAVCCEDHLHCCPHGTICNLAASTCDDSTGKAVMLWLNKVPVFPLPTDNSKCDRSTSCPGKSTCCKTASGDWACCPLPQAVCCDDHVHCCPHGTVCNLVAETCDDPLGFSPSLPWMEKVPTVSSEVQDEKCDKETMCPGGTTCCKKNSGQWACCPLPQAVCCNDHEHCCPKGYKCNVAEQTCDKSGDMSLPWLQKIPAVQREPSQAVSSPTRPANNMCDAQTSCPKDTTCCFMDRTHKWGCCPLPKAVCCKDGNHCCPSGHTCEPHRSSCSRGHHVIPWFTKLSAVTEPGSVTDVKCDDKSSCASGTTCCKLPTGEWGCCPLVKAVCCADHEHCCPQGYTCNMQTGTCEKKYHSTLFSTLPLSKVARSEPRGAEDDTDVPCDSTGKFHCPKQDTCCKLSASEWACCPSPRATCCSDSKHCCPVGYSCDLKAGGCTLKPQLTWDTLFGDRKRDFFPKDFNPTEVH; encoded by the exons ATG GCACTGCAGATGGGGATCTTGTGTCTGGTTCTGCTGGGCCTGAGCTCAGCACTGGTCTGTCCTGATGGGGGCATGTGTGAGGACAGAAACACCTGCTGCAAGAACAATGTGGGAGGATATGGATGCTGCCCACTACCACAT GCTGAGTGTTGCTCAGACCATCTCCACTGCTGCTACGAGGGGACCCTGTGTGATCTGGTTCACCAGAAATGTGTTAATAAGACCGTTTCCCTTCCCCTGATGAGACGACTTCCTACCAAACAGGCCCTGCTCGTTCCTCAG CTCAGCGAGGGAGTGAAGGCCATCATTTGTCCGGACCAGGAGTCTGAGTGTCCGGATGACACCACTTGCTGCCAGCTTCCTGACGGCTCCTGGGGCTGCTGTCCATTAGCCAAG gcGGTGTGTTGTGAGGACAAGCGCCACTGTTGCCCTGAGGGAACAAAGTGTGATCTTGTTCACTCAAAGTGTGTCTCTGCCTCGCTGCAGTCCTTCCCCATGCTGGAGAAACTGCCTGCCAGAAGGAGGGAGAATAATCCAG CTTTGACTGTGGGTTCAGTGACATGTCCAGGTGGGAAAAGCAGCTGTCCAGATAGTTATACCTGCTGCCTGTTAACCAGTGGAGACTATGGCTGCTGCCCTTACCCACAG GCCATGTGCTGCAGCGATCATCTCCACTGTTGCCCCAGCAACACGATATGTGACCTGGAGCATGGTGTCTGTAAGTCTGGTGCAACACAACTGCCGCTGCTGAAGAAGATCCCTGCTGTACCCAACGACA TCGAGTGTCCAGACAAGAAGTCAGTCTGTCCTGATCAGACCACCTGCTGCCAGATGACCAACGGCTCATATGGCTGCTGTCCGATGCCTAAT GCCGTCTGTTGCTCAGATCACATTCACTGCTGCCCTGAAGGCACAGAGTGTGACCTGTCCCACAGCACCTGTGTGTCAGCTCAGGGAGACACCAATATGGCCTCCAAGATCcctgctgctgtgacagagCTGGTAGCAGCACAGAGCAAAG TCGGTGCTGTTCCCTGTAATGAATCTGTGGCCTGTGCTGACGGAAACACCTGCTGTAAATCGTCAGAGGGGGAATGGGCCTGTTGTCCTTTACCTAAG GCCGTGTGTTGCGAGGACCACCTGCACTGCTGTCCCCACGGCACCATTTGTAACCTGGCAGCCTCCACGTGTGATGACTCCACGGGCAAAGCTGTGATGCTTTGGCTCAACAAAGTGCCCGTCTTCCCCTTACCAACCGATAACAGCAAGTGCGACAGATCCACGTCGTGCCCTGGAAAATCTACCTGCTGCAAGACGGCGAGTGGGGACTGGGCCTGCTGTCCTCTGCCTCAG GCTGTGTGCTGCGATGACCACGTCCACTGCTGCCCTCACGGTACAGTGTGCAACCTGGTGGCTGAAACCTGTGATGACCCGTTGGGTTTTTCACCTTCTCTTCCCTGGATGGAGAAAGTTCCCACTGTGTCCTCCGAGGTTCAGGATGAGAAATGCGACAAAGAGACCATGTGTCCGGGGGGCACCACCTGCTGTAAGAAGAACTCCGGACAGTGGGCCTGCTGCCCCTTACCCCAG GCTGTGTGCTGTAACGATCACGAGCACTGCTGCCCCAAAGGCTACAAGTGTAACGTGGCTGAGCAGACCTGTGACAAGTCTGGAGACATGAGCCTGCCCTGGCTGCAGAAGATCCCGGCCGTGCAGAGGGAGCCCAGCCAGGCTGTTTCCAGTCCAACCAGGCCAGCGAATAACATGTGTGACGCCCAGACCAGCTGCCCCAAGGATACGACCTGCTGCTTCATGGACAGGACCCACAAATGGGGCTGCTGCCCTCTGCCAAAG GCAGTCTGCTGTAAAGACGGAAACCACTGTTGCCCCAGCGGTCACACCTGTGAACCTCACCGGTCCTCCTGCTCGAGGGGCCACCATGTCATCCCCTGGTTCACCAAGCTGAGTGCTGTGACTGAGCCGGGCTCCGTGACAGACGTTAAATGTGACGACAAAAGCAGCTGTGCCTCAGGAACGACCTGCTGTAAACTACCAACCGGAGAGTGGGGCTGCTGCCCCCTGGTCAAG GCGGTGTGCTGTGCGGACCACGAGCACTGCTGTCCTCAGGGCTACACCTGCAACATGCAGACAGGAACATGCGAGAAGAAGTACCACAGCACGCTCTTCAGCACCCTCCCTCTGAGCAAAGTGGCACGGTCCGAGCCGAGAGGCGCAGAGGACGACACGGACGTACCATGTGACAGCACGGGGAAGTTTCACTGCCCCAAGCAAGACACATGCTGCAAGTTGTCAGCCTCAGAGTGGGCCTGCTGCCCCTCACCCAGG